In Besnoitia besnoiti strain Bb-Ger1 chromosome I, whole genome shotgun sequence, the genomic window CAGGTTCTTGCAATCAGTTCTCTTTTCGGCGACGTGCCCGCCAGGCGACAGTTCTGTGCGGTTGTGATGGCGGTTCTGCACATTGGCGAATTTGCTGGTTGGGCAGCGTAGAAAAattcgctgcggcgaagcaTGCAGAGCTGTTCTCGTAGAGAAGCATGGCAAAGATGAGCTGGAACTGCAATCGATCGTTGCAAGCTTCCCAAAGATTTGAAACACCAGCATATATTGTTAGTCCCTATTGTGTGCGGCTCGCTGTACCCTACCGTCTCTGAAGAATTAGGTCCTCATCGTCCCGCCAGGGCGGGTACGCGACATGCCCCAGCAAGCGTGTTTTTGCCCAACCATAATTAAAGTCTATTGATGTGCTGTTGCGGAGCGGCCAGCTCGATTTTCTCAGCACACCAGAAGCTCTTTAAACAGTTCACCACTGGTTCTAGTCCGCTAGATTATTTCGCAGCCATTTcacgtcttcttctgcttctttccgCCGATTTGTGTCGATTCATGCTCATTCGTAATGCGATCGTGACTGCCGTCTCTTCAGCAATACGGCGACGTGAGAAATGTGCCATTAGTGGTTTTTCGGACATTGCCTTGGGTTAATTTGTAGTGAACTGCGCCTTTTTCCAACAACAAGAGGACTTGTGCTCATCTTGCGTCTAGCAGTGGCGGCATCTGGACTGCCGCCATCCAACCTGTGCGCGGAAGCCGTCGTCGTACTTGCACTTACATCCACTTCTTGTGTACCAATATGGCATCTGGTGGCAGCTCGAGCTTTGATCggggagcgacggcgggaTCTTTTGCCGTTCCGCAGTTTACCCTTTCTTCAAtggacgccggcgcccagGCAGGCATCGTAGGCACTGTTGGCGCTTCAGCTGGATTGCCAgcgccgactgcggcgcTACCTCCTCGACGGGTGGAGGACATGTCGTCTCAGGAAATAATCCAGATGCTTCCAGCGGAGGACCAGTATGCTATTGCGCGGGTCGCATCGCAAGGCAGATGGACTGGACTCTTCACCGCAGCCGCCACTGGCGCCTGGGTTTTCAGAgcactgcggcgcagaggtaCGGAAACCACCTTTCGTCTTCTATTGCACAACAAGTCCGACCTTTCCTGACCCCTGCGACGAAAACAGGAACGCATCTACTAGCGGCATCGTTCCTGTCCCTTGGGTTTGCTGCAATATTAGCTGTGTTTGTGTATGTTGTGTCCTCAGGAGCGCCGATGCCTGCAGCGGGGGCAGTTTTGCTGGGCCTTACCTTGGGATATCCGCTCGGTGTCTCCCTCACAGTAAGCGTTACGCTCAAGAGCACAACACGCATGAGACAGCTCTGCTGTATCTTGTGGGCACGTGTCATAGACTGGCGGGTGGCCTGGCAGTGAAGGGCCACGATATTGCGGCTAATTACTTTCAGACCCTCGTTGCTTCGTCGTGGCTCTACTCGTTTGCTTGTAGGTTGCCTACAATGGCAGGCTTCTAAAGAGAGTCAGCACCGATATCCTAgaactgcagcgccgcagtcggGAGGCCTACACCGGCTCGGTGAGTCTGACAACCGCTGGAGGCTCAATGCGGAAGCACTATCGGTGCATATTGTTCGAACCATAGGCGGTAATAAGGTCCCTCCAATAGAAGCACTGTTTTCGCAATGGATCGTTTTCCTTTACGCACAAGCCTATTGTCTGTGTGGTAGGTCTTCTGTCCGCAGAGGGAAAGGGCTTCCAGTGTCTGTACGCAGAGCATGTGCTGAATTCCAACTTTGTGCAGCCGGCTTCGTAGGTTT contains:
- a CDS encoding hypothetical protein (encoded by transcript BESB_000840); protein product: MASGGSSSFDRGATAGSFAVPQFTLSSMDAGAQAGIVGTVGASAGLPAPTAALPPRRVEDMSSQEIIQMLPAEDQYAIARVASQGRWTGLFTAAATGAWVFRALRRRGAPMPAAGAVLLGLTLGYPLGVSLTVAYNGRLLKRVSTDILELQRRSREAYTGSAAGYESTFPGWTNPQSQQAPWTRPSSGQQQGPQTNWSDTSLASGNFGDASSGLMNDRWSEGDSTNKSTKDEILKE